One Capsicum annuum cultivar UCD-10X-F1 chromosome 2, UCD10Xv1.1, whole genome shotgun sequence genomic window carries:
- the LOC124895946 gene encoding protein NRT1/ PTR FAMILY 7.3-like, whose amino-acid sequence MEISLFYILVYMISLGYRGYQPNIATFRDDQFDERDPREKPSKAAFFSYFYLALNLGSLFSNTVLDFFVDDGMRALSFWAAAGSAFAGLTLFLGGTAKYSHFRFSGNPITRFSQVILFALKKWRVGPPENEDVFFESDNERSKTAGRKILHAYGFK is encoded by the coding sequence ATGGAGATTAGTCTATTCTACATCCTTGTGTACATGATTTCTCTAGGATACAGAGGCTATCAACCTAACATTGCTACCTTTAGAGATGATCAATTTGATGAACGTGATCCCAGGGAAAAACCATCCAAAGCGGCCTTCTTCAGCTACTTCTACCTAGCTCTGAACCTTGGTTCTCTTTTTTCTAACACTGTTTTAGACTTCTTTGTGGATGATGGTATGCGGGCTCTTAGTTTCTGGGCCGCTGCTGGGTCCGCCTTTGCTGGATTGACGCTCTTTCTTGGTGGCACCGCAAAGTATAGTCACTTTAGGTTTAGTGGAAACCCTATAACCAGGTTTTCTCAGGTTATACTTTTTGCATTGAAGAAGTGGAGAGTAGGACCGCCAGAGAACGAAGATGTATTTTTTGAAAGTGATAATGAGAGATCCAAAACTGCTGGTAGAAAAATACTCCATGcctatggtttcaagtga